In Megalops cyprinoides isolate fMegCyp1 chromosome 8, fMegCyp1.pri, whole genome shotgun sequence, the genomic stretch ctttccatctctctccaggGAGTGTGCGGAACAGGGGCGGATAAAGAATGCCAGGTAAACTGATCGCGTCCCAACCCCTCCTCATGTTTCCTTGGTGAGGGATTGTGTGGAAATGGGATGAGTGTTCCGTTTCTACAGACTCTGCGCCTGTTCAGTGGAGGGTCAATGGAGAGACTCACTGTAGTCTTTGAGCTCAATAAGTTTCATTCTCAGGATTTCAGCCCCCTTTCATTCCATGTCTGAGAGACACCAAGCTCCTTGTTTATAAATGAGAAGTTACATTTCACTCATGTCAGACAGTGCATAGATGTAGATTGTAGTGGTGCTGCTGATATGGACTGTTGTGCTGAACTGTGCTCTTTGGGTGGCAGGGAGGCTCACAGTCAGATCGAGAAGAGACGGCGTGACAAGATGAACAGCTTCATCGACGAGCTGGCGTCATTAGTGCCTACCTGCAATGCCATGTCCCGCAAGCTAGACAAGCTCACGGTGCTACGAATGGCTGTCCAACACATGAAGACATTACGAGGTGAGCAAGGTGTTCAGAGGCTGGACATGGTGGGAGAGTAATGATATGCGCACTGCAGTGAgaagcagttttgttttaaatatgtgtaaaagcaCACTGGTATCTTTTTAATTTCCAAGAGGTTGGAAGGTAGTCATCTAATAAATGAGATAAATGATCTGTTAGATACAAATGCCCTTTCTTTTATGTGCACTGCCCACACACTTGAACCTATTTGACTTCTTTCCTTTTAGGTGCTGCTAACCCATATACTGAGGCAAACTATAAACCAGCGTTTCTATCAGACGATGAACTGAAGCACTTAATATTAAGAGTAAGTTCATTCTGGCAGGAGTGTGTTATCTcccttgtgcctgtgcatgGAAGACAAGTAACCCCTCCTCTCCATTCTCCGTTAGGCTGCCGATGGCTTTCTCTTCGTCGTCGGCTGCGATCGTGGCAAAATCCTCTTCGTATCGGAATCAGTTTACAAAATCCTTAACTACAGCCAAGTAGGTTTCTTTAAAACCCAATCACATAAGAGCCTGTTTTTTGTCAGTTGTTGAGGTATACCTAATATCAATTAGTTAGTTAAGTTATGCCAAGAATTTAGTTTGTAGCCCGCTTGTCCACACATTTGGAGTTATTATAGCATCACAGTGGCTGAAACATGCTTACATTGTCTATGTATGGTGTATGCAAACATGCCATAAAACTTCCGTTACATGATAAGTTTCTAACAAGAGATGGTCCTTTTCAGTGGCTGGGGATAAAACCTTATTTTAGTGAATaaacaaaattttacatttacatttatttatttagcagacgcttttatccaaagcgacttacaaaagtaaGTCAAAATCCCCTtgtaatgttcatgtttttttgaaaattttgacGTTTAATTTAACTGTCAGATATTAAAATCATTGAAGCTTACACCTGCATTCTAATTCAGCAACAGTCTATTCAACAAGTAACAGTAGTgttaattcatttaatgttgTGGTATAGCTTTTGTATAGTCTAAATTATTGACAACAAATGTGAATGTGCAAGGTGCAAATACTAGACCACACTTAAACACCCTCCCTTCCTCTTGTTGAGGACAGGACACATTGCTGAAAAATTCAACAGTGTTTCAGACTCAAAGCCTATAACAACATGAAGAAATATGTATGGAAACAAATGGCATGTTGCTGGTGGCATAAATTGCAAAAGAGTAGAAATGGGGTCTTCTGTTTGATGTTGATAATGGGTGAAATCCTACATAAGCAAACTTCTCTTTTAAAAGCCTCtctatgaaatgaaacattgttGGGAAAGATCAGTGGACATGTGGTTTGTTCAAACTTGCAGCATTGTATCAGACTCTAAGCCTATCAAAAGTAGAGGAAAATAATAGACAAAAGCCAAAGTAAAATGATAGGGTCCTCATGCTCTCTCTTGATAGGCCGCTTATTATCTGATGatatagataaaaaaaatgcaagtacaGTGAAAATCTTTATTAGACAAATTGGTAGCCAACTGGTATTGGGTGAATTGTGCTAAAACAACTGAGGTACAGAactgttttaaatttaataataCAAGGAAAAGAGCaacactcatactgaagaaAAATTGTGATGTTTTGGTTGTCGGAGTAAGCTGAGGCTGCTCTTTTTTTAGTAGAGGATACCAGATACCTGTACTGTAACCATCCTGATTTCTCTTTTCTGCTCATGATTCcctcttttttaaatgtgagaCATTTAAATACCTGTCTCCAGCAGTAGCCAGTTTCTCACAGCCTTGGGGGTAATTTGAGCTACTAATAAGAGTTTTACGGTAAATGTATGCCAAGCTTACTCCATCATTGATTTCAATGTGCCTGCTTACATtacttgctttctctttctctttgcagAATGACTTGATTGGCCAGAGTCTATTTGACTACCTGCATCCGAAAGACATTGCCAAAGTCAAAGAGCAGCTGTCCTCTTCAGACACAGCACCACGAGAACGACTCATTGATGCCAAAAGTAACATATCCTGGCCTCTCTGGttacagagggagggggtgggggcaggctGAGTGGGAACACTCTGTGTCTGGTGGAGGGGAACAGAATTAATCAGGCCAAATATGCAGCTAAATGAGGGTCGAGGACACAAGCAAAAGCGCTGTGCCAaaatccaccccccacccccccgaaaTGGCCTCTTTTATACCAGCTATGACACTTTGTTCCGGTGCATTGTTTCCATTGCTTTAAAAGTACATCAAGCATACCCTCTTTCTGAACAAGAGTGAGgagtagttgttgttgttaatttgCTGGAGCAGTTAATTGTGCTCCTTTGTCATCTGTTTCCATTGTTAAAGGACACcatatgttttgtgtatttggAATAATTGCTTTAGAACAATTGACAATCCACAAACCACAAGGTGATGTTTGGAAATTATCAAGAGACCAGTGAATTTATTTCAGGAGCTGTCACTACAGTAGAGAGAGCGCAGTCACAGTGACAGAGTAGTTGACTTATTGCTTAATGCTGGCAGCATACATATAGTGGTGTTAAGAGTCCAGGCCAGTTACAGGAGCAGTGTGATTTCAATGCATTGTCACAAGAGTAATGTACTTACAGTGACAGTACTGGTACAGTAACAGTAATGCAGGTACAGTGAAAGTTCAGATAGAGTATAAAGCTGCTTACACATGACTAGTGTCAAAATCTCCCAATGCTCGCTTTGCCATTGCTTTCCTATTAAGAGAGCGTCGTGCCTCCGACCTCAGCGTAGCGTAGCGCTCAAACCAAGCGCGCTCAAAGTTCAAATTGGTTGAAGTTTGATCCCGTTTGCCGCTGACCTTTCCGAGTGAAACCAATGATTTTACAGTGTGATGCGACACCGGCAcgaaatataaacattaaatttaaagatccaatcaaagtcaaaatggaggacaaactggagaagctgtgtgtgtcaggcgTTTCAGAGTTGTGTGACACCACTTCCAAGTGGTACCACAACCTTGCTAAAGAAACGATGCATGGCGCAAAGTTAGCATCGAGATGGGGCTGCCAGGTCTGTAGATTCggctgtaataatttatagttATTAGCTACATACCCAGCATACTCAGAAGCTTGCTACATCCCtggttattagctagctagctagcttagttCTGTCAAAGTGCCAAATCCAAACATGAATTTATATAATGTTACAGAGCTACAAAAAActcgatagctagctagtgtattAGTATCCCTGTAAGCACACATGCATCTCCGAGAAGTCTATGCGATGTATGCCGATAGAGCTGGAAGAGGTATTTGAAAGAGTGTTTGCTAATATGGAAGATGTCTCTGAGTCATCAAATTTGAATGTCTACGGTTTAACAACAACTTATGGGTAAAAGTAAATCACCCGAAACGTTTTAAACATTTAGGGAGTCAATAACACCTTGATATTTCAGTAAAAGAGTTCAATCTGCTTACACATACAAATCTCTGACTGCACGCAAATCAAGTGAAAAGAGCGAACTTCACTCAATTGGCCCACACAAATAGAACCCACGTTCTATGGGCTCGTTTCCTCCTTGGGTGAACTATCAGAGCAATTGCCTGGGCATTTGTCTGTTGTTTGTTGAAATACATGTTCATCAAAGTTGTTGAGATAGTAAGAACTTGAGGTTCCGTCTTTGCCTTATTTCTTCTGAtctctactttttaaaatggcacttCCGTGATTACATATCTAGGACGCTTGTCATGTGGAGGACTGAGCAGCATGTCAAGCCTATGCTGAGCGTTGCGTTGACGCCCCCACGCTAGTCATGTGTAAGCAGCGTAAGGTACAGCAGTGTTAATGCAGGTGCAATGACAGTGTGCTGTGGCCATCTCTAGCTGGCCTCCCGGTGAAGACGGACATCACCCCCGGCCCGTCCAGACTGTGCTCAGGAGCTCGACGCTCCTTCTTCTGCAGGATGAAGTGCAACAGGCCCTCTGTGAAGATGGAAGACAAGGAGTTCCCTTCAACCTGCTCCAAAAAGAAAGGTACTACCTCTCCTTTCTTTTACTGGtgtgttttaatttatattttttttttacaggactAGGTCCTTGTAACATAGTACGTTTGTCCTAGGTAGTGGAGAGTCCTTACAAGCTCTCATAACTGGCGAGAAACAGAAGTAAAGTAGTGCATATGTAGCGGTATTTTATGCAAGGAGTTTCCATGATTGAGGGTCATGTGATATCAGTATATTGAATGCAGAGGCAAGTGCAGCAAATCAGCAGTATATTTAGTTAAGACCATGTGAGCACAGGCCCTCCAGAAAAGAATATAAAACCGCTGTTTAGATCCTACTGATTTTAGTGGTGAGTCTTATTCAACATTCCTTTTTAAGCGTGAATTTGTCTTGGAATACAAAAAATAGAAGTCATATTTCAAACAGGGAAGACTGGTGTATATTCCTTTAAGAACCATCCTGTTGATCAGCTAGATTATGACATCCTTCATGTGATGAATCAGTCTCTATGAGGTGCACACTGTAGGTTGACAGATGGGGGGTGTATGTGGTCTCTCTGGTCTGCAGCCGACCGCAAGAGCTTCTGCACGATTCATAGCACTGGCTACTTAAAGAGCTGGCCGCCCACCAAGATGGGTCTGGAGGAGGACAATGAGCCGGACAATGAAGGCTGCAACCTTAGTTGCCTCGTGGCTATTGGCCGTCTGCACCCCCACATCGTACCCCAGCCCATGAACGGGGACATCCGCGTCAAGCCCACCGAGTACGTCTCGCGCCATGCCATCGACGGCAAGTTTGTCTTCGTGGACCAGAGGTGAGTGTTTGTGCTAGCTTTACATGTCCAGTCAACATATGTTTAAGGGAAGAAAATTACAGGGTTTTTCTACATTCATTAGCAGCACATTTCCAATGGCATTAATTTCAGACTGCACTGTATTGGATTATACTATACTGTGTCATACTTGGATTTCAGATGGTTTCAAGTTTCAGTATGCTGAAACTCTGAGATGCCAAGGACggtttgtctctctgtctaaGCAATGACATCAGCCCCACCCCAAGCAAGTGTAGTTAAAAATGAGACTAGATGGGGTTGGCCCTTTTAACAACGTTGTCAACGCTGAGAGGTCAGAATGAGTGAGGTGAAGTTGTGACCTCTTTGGGGAATTGTGGAGCCTAAGGAGAAATGTGCAGATTACGCTCAAGAGGAAAGGTTGTGTTAACTTTCTTCTCAGAGCCCAGTGTGGAGGTATCTCCCACGTCTGCCTCATTGTGGAATTAGGAGACcgattgtgtgtgagagaaccCCTGGTCATTTTCCAAATTTAGCTATCGTAGAACATTCCAGCTGAGGCTGACGCAGAGCAAACcaacttatttaaaaatacccCAGTGCCCAGTGTTTAAGAGATAATGCAATGCCTTTAAACCTtgagctgcagtgctgctgctacCACTATGCATCTTTTCATCAGTGACATAGAAAAGCTGGTGTTATCTCTATGAACATTCTGCCTGGTTTAAGTGGtcattgtgtaatgtgtgttaGTCATGTTGTTAGTCACCTGATATGCAGGTAATGTGCAGTTAATCTTTTGTAGAAGTAAGCTGGTACTAGTCTGCTGATATTAAGTGTCATGCAAATCACTCAGTGTGttaaagtgtttctttttagttaaaagagaaatgtggttggttgcatttaattattgttttgtgtaaGGGCATATAGCTGTTATTAGATGTCAGGGTTTTATATAATGTGAACTGATGTGTATTTAGTGCTCTTTGGTCCTTTTTAAGGGCCACAGCGATTCTTGCCTATTTACCCCAAGAGCTCCTGGGCACATCTTTCTATGAGTATTTCCATCAAGATGACATCGGGCACCTTGCAGAATGCCACAAACAAGGTCAGTCCAGCAGAGAATTTTGACTTGGCTAGGCATGGGGGTTTTCAGTACACAGTTTAGCATGTGGTCTGGAGTAGGACAGACCCTGCTCTATGAGTCAGCTGTGAATTATGGCTGAAACATGAGGCATATACATATGGAGATAACGCAGTAACTAAATGAAGGGAGCCcacaacagtgtgtgtgtgtgtgtgtgtgtgtgtgtgtgtgtgcgtgtgtgtgtgtgtgtgtgtgcgtgtgtgtgtgtgtgtgtgtgtgtgtacgtgcatgtgtgtgtgtcagtgagagggGGCTGAAGGGTGCAGAATACAGGCTGAAACAACTCTTACTGAATGGTTTGATCACGATTCGCTTATTTAAACTTTCAAGGttccttttttggtgttttCTTCATGCAGGAAGTGCaggatatttcttttttatttttaactatgACTCTTCAAGATCAAACTCACCTCGCCGGATTATCTAttataattttcagttttttacttAATATAAcgatctgtctttttttgtagaAAACAATTTGATTTTGCTGATACAATTTGTTGCTTGTAAGCAGCTGATTATTACAGACCTGCAtgtgtaattaaattgtaacaGATTGTCCAAAAGAGTTTGACCATAATAAAATGAGCATATCAAAGATCTACACTCGCGCAGTCTTAAATTTTGTAATGATATTACCAAGGTGATGGTATCACTGTGTAACTGGAGTGAGTGAGTCGCGATGAGTTGACCTTCTGGCCACTCCTCTTTGCAGTGCTGCAGATGAGAGAAAAGATCAACACCAATTGTTACAAGTTTAAGATAAAAGACGGCTCTTTCATCACCCTGAGGAGCCGCTGGTTCAGCTTCATGAACCCCTGGACCAAAGAGGTGGAATACATTGTCTCCACAAACACTGTTGTCTCGTAAGTCCCCTTGCCTCGCATTGTCAGTGAGACACACTATTAGCACTGTTACAATGGTTACAATTCGATTTGTGTCACGATACCACACATACCACAATGCACATACTGACACCACTTCAGTGTACAGAAGTAAGCTCATGCCCAGTGTCCTCTGCCTGGATGTAAACTTCCGGGAAATGTGATGAAAGAAGATTCTGTTCCAGAAAATTCAACAGAAATGTTGTATGAGTTATAGCCACACACTACCATATACATCCTGTTGGCAGTTATGCATTCATCATATTTAAAAGGCTTTGATGATAGTAGTCATGGtattatttctgtgctgtgatcttGCTATAAAAGCAATATGGAGTCAATATGGAGTCACTGTAGGAAGAGTGTCAGAGCCTGGCTGTGTTCAGAAAGCTGTGTGGATTTGCATGGGCCTGTCTGTGAGCTAGTTGAGATGGGTGTGTAGAGGGATATGTATGTGTAGTGTAACAGATCCCCTCTCGCAGGGGCAGTACACTTGATGGTGCAGACCCCAGCTATCCTCAGCTCACCGCCTCACCCCAGAGCATGGACAGTGTGCTGACCGCTGGAGACGGTAAGGCCAATTTTCCCCTCCTTCACTGGGCTTGTGTCATAGCAGCTGAGCTAGCAAGGTTCAGCAATTGAAACCCATGTAGAAAGATCAAGTTTGGATGAATTGATGAATTGATTTCATAGCACTGCGTATCActgatatttatgtatttcGATAAATCTGCATATaagcagtattaaaaaaaacagaaaatctgaACCTTAAGTCTTGTGTACTTGGGAAGCATTACTAATTTACTGTTAGTTGATAATGATGCATTCTCAGAacctttctctgtgtgctgtagccTACCCAGCAGGAGGATTCTGCATTAATAGTATGATTGGTGTATGTTTGGTGACAGGTGCAGGAAAGCGGGCACTCCAGACTGTGCCAGGTATCCCAGGGGGCACGCGGGCAGGGGCAGGCAAGATCGGCCGCATGATTGCTGAGGAAGTGATGGAAATCCAGAGGTGAGAGCTTACTTTCATTCCACTCCTCTTCTACAATTAAGAAACCAGTGTTGGGCAGTAGTGTCGCTACAAGTAGTGGCGTTACTAGTTTAACTACATTTCTCAGTAGCGTGGTGGTAACGTCGCTGTTTTCTGAATCAGATAGCTTTTCAGTAGCGAAGCTCTTTTATTGTAGTGTGGTAGCGTCCACACAAGCTACATTTACCCTAGCATTTCTGAAGCTCAAGCACAGCGGATCTTTCAGGAACCCTCTTTGGATCTTTCTGCTGCggtctgaaataaaacaaggacCAGTACGTGACACCACCGCCATACACGGACTTAgccacagaagcacagaagcGCTTCCGTatgacattgtgacatcatgtaCCAATCCTTGGGATCATGCTTACAACAGGGGAGTAAGGGAATACAGACATTAGGaatggtaagattcaccgatttGCATCAgtgcaccggcataaaagttcacaatgcgattgccccgattaaaaaagtgtgcaccagATACAGTTTGGGATGAcctcgggatgcatcgtttctaacatctttccaatttatttatatataattattagtagaggccctatgcctttattatctagaaatgtgaccaataacTTTATATTtagattcctcctctctaaactgtttctcaagcgcg encodes the following:
- the LOC118781735 gene encoding aryl hydrocarbon receptor nuclear translocator-like protein 1 isoform X2; amino-acid sequence: MNICDDLMADQRMDISSTMNEFMSPGSTELISSSISTPGIDYTRKRKGSSTDYQIDGFSFEDSMDTDKDKQLGRECAEQGRIKNAREAHSQIEKRRRDKMNSFIDELASLVPTCNAMSRKLDKLTVLRMAVQHMKTLRGAANPYTEANYKPAFLSDDELKHLILRAADGFLFVVGCDRGKILFVSESVYKILNYSQNDLIGQSLFDYLHPKDIAKVKEQLSSSDTAPRERLIDAKTGLPVKTDITPGPSRLCSGARRSFFCRMKCNRPSVKMEDKEFPSTCSKKKADRKSFCTIHSTGYLKSWPPTKMGLEEDNEPDNEGCNLSCLVAIGRLHPHIVPQPMNGDIRVKPTEYVSRHAIDGKFVFVDQRATAILAYLPQELLGTSFYEYFHQDDIGHLAECHKQVLQMREKINTNCYKFKIKDGSFITLRSRWFSFMNPWTKEVEYIVSTNTVVSGSTLDGADPSYPQLTASPQSMDSVLTAGDGAGKRALQTVPGIPGGTRAGAGKIGRMIAEEVMEIQRIRGSSPSSCGSSPLNITSTPPPDTCSPGGKKIQNGGTPDIPSAGMLPGPDSIGYPYSNNSIMSDNSHIGIDIMDDPGSSSPSNDEAAMAVIMSLLEADAGLGGPVDFSDLPWPL
- the LOC118781735 gene encoding aryl hydrocarbon receptor nuclear translocator-like protein 1 isoform X3, which produces MNICDDLMADQRMDISSTMNEFMSPGSTELISSSISTPGIDYTRKRKGSSTDYQDSMDTDKDKQLGRECAEQGRIKNAREAHSQIEKRRRDKMNSFIDELASLVPTCNAMSRKLDKLTVLRMAVQHMKTLRGAANPYTEANYKPAFLSDDELKHLILRAADGFLFVVGCDRGKILFVSESVYKILNYSQNDLIGQSLFDYLHPKDIAKVKEQLSSSDTAPRERLIDAKTGLPVKTDITPGPSRLCSGARRSFFCRMKCNRPSVKMEDKEFPSTCSKKKADRKSFCTIHSTGYLKSWPPTKMGLEEDNEPDNEGCNLSCLVAIGRLHPHIVPQPMNGDIRVKPTEYVSRHAIDGKFVFVDQRATAILAYLPQELLGTSFYEYFHQDDIGHLAECHKQVLQMREKINTNCYKFKIKDGSFITLRSRWFSFMNPWTKEVEYIVSTNTVVSGSTLDGADPSYPQLTASPQSMDSVLTAGDGAGKRALQTVPGIPGGTRAGAGKIGRMIAEEVMEIQRIRGSSPSSCGSSPLNITSTPPPDTCSPGGKKIQNGGTPDIPSAGMLPGPDSIGYPYSNNSIMSDNSHIGIDIMDDPGSSSPSNDEAAMAVIMSLLEADAGLGGPVDFSDLPWPL
- the LOC118781735 gene encoding aryl hydrocarbon receptor nuclear translocator-like protein 1 isoform X4, whose product is MADQRMDISSTMNEFMSPGSTELISSSISTPGIDYTRKRKGSSTDYQIDGFSFESQATGLRFLIPKLGCHSEVKPFLNPSDVWKSVSGCENGRDSMDTDKDKQLGRECAEQGRIKNAREAHSQIEKRRRDKMNSFIDELASLVPTCNAMSRKLDKLTVLRMAVQHMKTLRGAANPYTEANYKPAFLSDDELKHLILRAADGFLFVVGCDRGKILFVSESVYKILNYSQNDLIGQSLFDYLHPKDIAKVKEQLSSSDTAPRERLIDAKTGLPVKTDITPGPSRLCSGARRSFFCRMKCNRPSVKMEDKEFPSTCSKKKADRKSFCTIHSTGYLKSWPPTKMGLEEDNEPDNEGCNLSCLVAIGRLHPHIVPQPMNGDIRVKPTEYVSRHAIDGKFVFVDQRATAILAYLPQELLGTSFYEYFHQDDIGHLAECHKQVLQMREKINTNCYKFKIKDGSFITLRSRWFSFMNPWTKEVEYIVSTNTVVSGSTLDGADPSYPQLTASPQSMDSVLTAGDGAGKRALQTVPGIPGGTRAGAGKIGRMIAEEVMEIQRIRGSSPSSCGSSPLNITSTPPPDTCSPGGKKIQNGGTPDIPSAGMLPGPDSIGYPYSNNSIMSDNSHIGIDIMDDPGSSSPSNDEAAMAVIMSLLEADAGLGGPVDFSDLPWPL
- the LOC118781735 gene encoding aryl hydrocarbon receptor nuclear translocator-like protein 1 isoform X1, with the protein product MNICDDLMADQRMDISSTMNEFMSPGSTELISSSISTPGIDYTRKRKGSSTDYQIDGFSFESQATGLRFLIPKLGCHSEVKPFLNPSDVWKSVSGCENGRDSMDTDKDKQLGRECAEQGRIKNAREAHSQIEKRRRDKMNSFIDELASLVPTCNAMSRKLDKLTVLRMAVQHMKTLRGAANPYTEANYKPAFLSDDELKHLILRAADGFLFVVGCDRGKILFVSESVYKILNYSQNDLIGQSLFDYLHPKDIAKVKEQLSSSDTAPRERLIDAKTGLPVKTDITPGPSRLCSGARRSFFCRMKCNRPSVKMEDKEFPSTCSKKKADRKSFCTIHSTGYLKSWPPTKMGLEEDNEPDNEGCNLSCLVAIGRLHPHIVPQPMNGDIRVKPTEYVSRHAIDGKFVFVDQRATAILAYLPQELLGTSFYEYFHQDDIGHLAECHKQVLQMREKINTNCYKFKIKDGSFITLRSRWFSFMNPWTKEVEYIVSTNTVVSGSTLDGADPSYPQLTASPQSMDSVLTAGDGAGKRALQTVPGIPGGTRAGAGKIGRMIAEEVMEIQRIRGSSPSSCGSSPLNITSTPPPDTCSPGGKKIQNGGTPDIPSAGMLPGPDSIGYPYSNNSIMSDNSHIGIDIMDDPGSSSPSNDEAAMAVIMSLLEADAGLGGPVDFSDLPWPL